In Brassica napus cultivar Da-Ae chromosome C2, Da-Ae, whole genome shotgun sequence, the sequence ttcctCTGTTTCTAATTTTTTGTACTCATCTCATCACCTAGTATTAGAAAATGGTCATATCTTCGTTGGGCTACTTAGCTTTTTGGTTAGGCTTCATTGGGCAACATTGTAAAAGTTTCTCCTTCAGACACTTCCCACCAAAAAATCTTAGTCTTTTACATAAGAAAGCTACATTCATTTGCACAGTAATGCTCAAATGTCTCGTAGATTGCAAAGACCTTTACAACCAAAATGATTAGACCGTTCAATACAGTGGATGGATGTAGAGCTCACGACTCTCTGATTGTAGGCCTAATAAGGTCTTTCTTTTAAATAACTGGGCTGATCTCGAATAGGTTTAATTTGAGCCTGTAAAGTGTAAACAGAATCAGTGGCACGTTACGTAAATTCTTCAATCGTTAACTGGTTTGTACAACAACGTGCGGGGGTTAGTAGATAACAGATCCAGCGGTCTAAAATCTATCATATTTTCATCTAAGGGTCACAAATACACACactattgaataaaaaatactGTAAGTTAATTAACGGGGAGTAGCATGTGCCTGTTACTGTTAGCCCAAGTCCAATACAACAAAGCggataaaaaccaaaaaagtcTTTAAAGACTGTCAAGATGATTTCAGGTTCTTCTATCATTTCTCGGACATCAAAGAAGATTATAAACAAGACCAAACATGTCTGTCGTAATAAACGCCAGGATAGTGGCGTTTGCGGTACACGCCCTCGCCGTGGTCGCTTCGGTTATGCTGTTTGTTTGGTCAATATGTTACAGAGGTGGATTTGCGTGGGAATCTACCAACAAGACCCTCATCTTCAATGTAAACTCTTCtctatctctttctctcatTGTTTGATTTCTCAAAGTCATGATTTTGTTTccatctaacaaaaaaaataacatttatgttttaattgtgatgctcaaatattaaaatcattttcattatttatatttttttgtttttaatgatcTTTATCTAGCTGCATCCTGTTTTGACTCTCACCGGCTTAGTAATTCTGGGAGGAGAAGGTAACAAAACAATAagaaatttataaacaaaaagcgatattttcttacttttataCAGTCTCAAATtgcgttttgttttttttttctcaaaaaatatcAGCAATTATAAGTTACAAATCGCTTCCATTTGAGAAACGAGTGAACAAATTGATCCACCTTGTTTTCCACGCAATCGCCATTATTCTTGGAATCTTGGGAATCTATGCTGCTTTCAAGCACCATAACGAGAAACACATCCCAAATCTCTATACCATCCATTCTTGGGTTGGTATTGGTGTCATTGTCCTTTACGCTCTCCAGGTAAAATAATGAAAgaaactttttgaaattaaagAACAATCTTTTGAATCCAAGTAAatgaagtttaaaaaaaaaaactttgcagTGGCTGTATAGCTTTATTATCTACTTCTTCCCAGGAGGATCATCAACTCTCAGAAGGGACTTACTTCCGTGGCACATTTTCTTCGGTGTCTTTGTCTATGTTCTTGCAGTAGGAAACTCGGTTTTAGGGTTTCTTGAAAAGCTTACTTTCTTGGAAAAGTCAGGGCTTGACAAGTTTGGATCAGAAGCGTTCCTTGTCAACTTCATGGCTATTATCACTATTCTGTTTGGTACTTTTGTGCTTCTCATTGTTTACTCCAAGTCTCCTCCTTCTGTTGAAGAAGATAACTATAGCTACTCAGCTATATGACTATTCAATTTTACTTTCCTTAGAAGTTTGTTTGTCTTAAACCTAATAATGCCACTTTCTTCTGTCATAAATTTTCTAGTAAATGGTCTTCAAACTTTAATttctttaataaataatttttttcttgtagtttCAGTGGCTTCAAACCGGACGTTATTTGTTCGGTCTGGGTGAACCAATCGGGTCTGAAATTAAACCGTAATATcttaatattaaactaaaatctgaaaatggttaaaatgaaaaaaaaaactgatatgaGTTTCtttcatctaatctattaacTTGAAcccttattttaaatttactgCACCATGCGCAGAAATAGtagtttcaaatataatatttttttattttaaactaaacatcatttacatttaaacattattatttttatattttaaattcaacgttttggaaaaaaatcataaatgtatATTAGTCTTATCCTTTTTTGGTTTAACTACtccaatttaattttatttaaatttctataaagtttaaattacattttataattaatttttttacttatacTATATTgtatttaatgattatttattttaaatatatctcTTATCATATATTCtaattctatatatatttaaatatataaattcttataagtttgaacttttgtttgttttatttaaaatacgctaaactgaaaaaaatcaaaattttaattaacctTCTGAACCgataaattcaaataatttttaatcatttaaaaataaaaaatttattgattagcgtttctttagttttatatttgttaatgcacacttacaattaattttgttaaaatatatgtatttatacaaaatatgatatataagttgatgaaaaaattatatttgtagtTATATTCAGCTTATATTtattaatgtaatatatatatatacatattaatttaatggtgatttatgagttattagtttattaatatactttagtactttttccaaaataaatatttatatagaacatttacatTAATGGTGATATAGGAGTTCATAGtcattatcatattttaaaaactttacaaaaatataaacttttatagTAAAATTATACATGTATAAGGTTATGCCATGCCATCTTTTTCTTGTTGAAATTGAATGGGATGATGATACATATGcgcttatttttattaatgtaataCATATATGCAGGTTAATATAATggtgatatatgaattattagtttattaatatattttagtaatcttgccaaaataaatatttatatagaacatttatacGTGATATACAGTGGCGGATCTAGGATAAATTTCTACCCGGGGCAAAACAACAAAACActagtaatatatttataaatttaaattttcatccAAGGTATTAATAAAATTCTAAGCAAAAttacacttaaaaaaaaattcatgggGGGCAGCTGCCCCACCCACTCCCCACCTAGTTCCGCCACTGGTGATATACGAGTTAAtagttattaccatattaaaaaaatttacaaaaaaataatatttaaggaAAATTGTACATGTCATAATAAAGTTATGTCATATCATTTTTCTtgttgaaattgaatgtgatgatgAAATACGTAAATCACTTAGTAAACAGTGTTTAGGGACTGAATcagtttaaaattaataaaaaaataaccagttaaaattaacaaaaattatcaATGAATACCAtactaaatttgaattttacGTTATAAGAAGTTTAGAACACGTAATATCAGTGAAATTAATGAAGCGTACATGCTGTAATTCTCCTTTGGTCATGGACACATGAAGCATATTCTTATGGCATGCTACTTACCTCTTTAATTGATCTAATCCATACCATTACTCACCAAAAATAACTCTCGTTATAAGCTTTCGGGATTTCATGATCTGTTTAACTGAGTTTtgtgttttgaaaaaaacaataaaatttgcAGTTGtatctttttcccttatcataACAAACGAAAATGCAACCGAACCAGGAGGAAATTGATGAAGCTTTGGCAGCGTCTCTGCTGTATGATGATCCTGAATC encodes:
- the LOC106416877 gene encoding transmembrane ascorbate ferrireductase 1-like produces the protein MSVVINARIVAFAVHALAVVASVMLFVWSICYRGGFAWESTNKTLIFNLHPVLTLTGLVILGGEAIISYKSLPFEKRVNKLIHLVFHAIAIILGILGIYAAFKHHNEKHIPNLYTIHSWVGIGVIVLYALQWLYSFIIYFFPGGSSTLRRDLLPWHIFFGVFVYVLAVGNSVLGFLEKLTFLEKSGLDKFGSEAFLVNFMAIITILFGTFVLLIVYSKSPPSVEEDNYSYSAI